The DNA window ATCATTGAAACTGTAAGTTTCCGATACTCTACTCTGTTGTCCTCTTTCAAATACTGATTTACAACAGGCCGCCTCCATTCCAGAAGGTCAAAATGAGCTAAAGCGTAATCAACTCCGTGAACTTGCTGCTCTCAACGGTACGCTTCGTGATGATGAGAATCAAGCTTGTCAAAACTGTGGTGAAATTGGCCACAGAAAATACGATTGTCCCCAACAACGCAACTTCACTGCCAACATTATCTGTCGCGTTTGTGGTAATGCTGGACATATGGCTAGAGATTGTCCAGATAGACCTCGCGGTGCCAATTGGCGTAATGATGGCCCTGCTGGTCCAAATGCTGTACCAGGCCAAGGCCGTATTGGCTCTGGCGATGCAGTCGATCGTGAATATGAGGTAAGCATAAACTCCATCAAAAATTCTCTCGTGCTAGATATTAACAACTTTGTCTTAGCAACTCATGCAAGAACTTTCTGGCGGTGCCCCGGCTGCTACAGATGCTCCTCGTCGTATCGAATCTGGTCCATCAGGTTATGACCAAGGTCCaccaaaagatcaagaagatgTCAAACCATGGCAACGAGGTCCATCAAATGCTCCCGCTCCATGGCAAAGAGGAAATGAGGGCCGTGATGGACGTGATGGCCGTGATCCTCGTGATTCTCGCGACTCTGCACCTTCTGGTCCTGCTCCATGGGCCAGACGAGGAGGTGATGacagagaaagaggaggtTACCAGAATGGATACAATGCTCCACCATCTGCTCCTTGGGCAAAGCAATCGCAAGCACCAGCTGCACCAACTGGTCCTGCTGCTTATCCTGGTCAAAATGGTTATGCCCCTGGATACGGTAGCTACCCTACTCAGCAACCACCAATGGGTGCTCCTCCTGGTCTCAGCAGCATGCCAGGACCCCCAGGCCTTAGCACTGCCAGTATCAATGCTCTCCTTCAACAATATGCCAAtgctcctcctccacctcctccatcgAATTCTGcccctccaccacctccacctgGAAGtgctcctcctcctccaccaccaagcGATcagccaccaccaccacctcctccagGAAACTAACTTCGTCTTCCCATGTAATGCAGAAGACTATTCTCAAATAATTTTCAGCCGGCGTGCAAAAGCAAACAATCACTGCACCAAGTTTGCAGCCTATTCATGAAGGATACTAACCTAGGGATTTTTTTATCCATACATACAAGGCTTTGTGTTGACAAAGACGATGTTTATTTTTGGGTCGATATTTTTCGAGCCCACTTACTctaattttttcttttgattagTGCCTTGCTGCTATTGTAACCATaggaaaataaattatttgtGAATATCTTTGGCTTCTATGGTCACTTTGTGAGATGCGatataaattctttcaaatcatctGTTGAGTGACGACCTACTTCGTAATTCCTTAGTATTATGGCGACTTGGATATGGATTATCAAGTTCATACACCTGTGGAGCCTGTTATGGCCGATTCTGCAAAACCACAACTCAACTTCTCAACTATCCCGAAAGGGAGGATATTCTGATTCCATCAGAGTTTGTTTACGATTTCACGTAGCCAAAAGCCGATTTTCACATTTATTTAAATCGACATTTCCTCTTGGATTCTACTTTTCACCTCTCTTTATCCCCCTTCTTTCTAACTTGTGGGCGCGCTAACTCTTAAATAGCACGAGAGTAAATCAATCCACTTCTAGTGGTACCAGAGTAAACTACCGTTTAATCCTACAAGTGAACGGAATTTTTGACTGAAGAAAGCTTTTGACCAGACACAAGCTTCCTCCATTTCACAAGACGGGGACGACTTGATAATGCGAAATGCCATCTCTAAAATTCACCCAAAGCCCAACCGATCGACTTCTTGAAACGCCATACATTCATTCCGTCGAGTGTTTCGGCAAAGGTAATTGGGCCTAGTTTCTTAAGTCTGGAATCAAGGAAATAAAAGATGGTCTGCATAGATTTTGATACAATTCATAGAGTGTGcgagaaaatggaaaagtgTACATTCAATTGTGTTCCTGAGTATAAACCACCTACTATTCTTCACTGGAATGAACCCTACACCATGGCCAATAACGCCACCAAAACTACGAAACTTCAAATAGCAGCCAAATTACAAAAAATCACAAACTGCATCTTACGATCTCTTGCCTCTCTTCCCCCTACCTGACCGCGTGCTGGAAAGTGGTGAAGCCCTtttcaagctcttcttcGCTTTGGTTGTGTCCGCCTCTTTTTTAGCCGGCTCCAGATCTACAGTGTCGTCCCATAGCTCATCCGTATCGTCTTCAATACTTAtaacttcatcttcatctttatcttcaagatccacatcttcttcatcactctCATCTTCCTGTTCAATTTCAGGCTCCacaatatctttcttttcatcaaaTGTGACCCTTGGTCTCGAAGCTGGCTTTTTGCTGATGAAACTCGACTTCCGTGGTTGCGCACTATATCCTGCGATCTGAAAATACGCATCGGAATCAGAATCATTCTCAGCGGCCCCCTTATTTTGGGGGTTAGACTCCGATTCAAAGTCCGAAGTATTTAAACCTTGTgcatcctcctcttcctcctcttcctcattgATAGGAGTCAGCGCAGGTGCACTACTTGATCCTTTGGATTTTTTCgccttcttttccttctccgccttttccttcttcgccttttccttctccgccttttccttctccgccttttccttcttcgccttttccttctttgtctgtggctttttcttttccttttccgccttttccttctctgccttttccttctccgccttttccttctccgccttttccttctccgccttttccttctccgccttttccttttccgccttttccttcttcgtctgtggctttttctttttctttttcgccTTTTCCGCTTCATTGTTACCGCTGCCACTTCCCGCTGGTGCAACTGCCAgtgctccagctccagctcctgGCGGTGGCGGTGGCGGTGGAGGTTGATTGTCACCGTGATTATGGTCATCTGGTTTCTTCTCCGCGTCTTTCTTAGCCTGTTCAGCAGCTTTTCTTTTAGCTTCATCCTCGACCTTTTTAGCTGCCGCAGCATCATCTGCTTCTTGTTGTGCTTGTCTCGCTGCAATATTTCTAGCTTTGGTTGCTTTAGCTTGAAGAGCAATTCTTGTCTTGATACGTTTCAATCCAAGTTTAGGGCCCTCGCCAGCCACTAAATAATCACGTTAGTCATGTGTTATTTGAACATTGAGGGTAGGATAAACATACTTATGTCGTGAGCAGTTTGAAGATCAGCCATTTCTTGTTTATTTCCTTCATTTTCTGCAATTGCTGCATCTCTCTGTAGTTGAAGAGTGGCACTAGTTTCTTCGGCTGCTGCAATTCGAGCTTCCAAATCAGAAACTTGAGCCTCGAGCTCTGTAATTCTTTGAGAATTATCTCCTGCAAAGTCGGGAGCTCCTGGTTCGAGTTCAGTTTGACGAGCAGCCAGTTCTTGTGTATGTTTTCGACACTCTCTTAATttatcttgaagatctttaCGTTGGGCTTGAAGAGCTGTCACAGTCCTCTTCGAAACATTGAGTTGTATTTCCATATCAAGATTCTGATTTTTGAGCTTCTTGAGATCTTCCGCTTGTCTTCGGAGCCTTTCGATGTGTTGCTTGTTAATTTCTTCGTTGGAATCATGTGATGCAACACTttcaatatctatatctacatcACCCGCAGCATCAtccaattctttttgatgTGCTACTGCCGCTTTCTTTCGATCTTCTTCCGCTTTTTGTTCTCTTTCGGCCTTTGCAATTTTCAACTCTTCTTCGATTGCAGTATTCTCAAGTTCAAGCTCAGCGATTCTTTCTCTAGCAGCAgctcctccatcatcatgTTGATGAAGACCTGCATACTCCGTCAATTGTCGAAGTTGATGCTGTCCTCTTCGCATACAAGCATCAAGTTCCGCTTCTAGATTCGTAATGGTTAtttgatcatcatcatgatttttTCGACAATCGGCCAAAGTTCTTCTCAATGCTCTTAGACCTTGCGGTGAGATACCATTAGCATTTAATCTAGCTTCATCAAGTCTTGCTTGGATGTCTTTGATTTGTTGTTCATGCCTTATGCTAGCATCCGAGATTTGGTCATCCAAAAGAGCGATTCGTAAATCTCTATTCTCAAGGTCATCGAGGGCCTTGGAAAGGGGGCCATTAGCAGCATCCGCAGCtggttctctttctttcagtTCCTTGTTCTCCTTCGTTAGAGCGTCGATTTGCTCTTGCATGGTTGTCCTGAGTCCAATATTTACACTGTTTATGGCAGTGATTTGTTTTCGTAACTCGTTGATTGTTATTCGTAAATCTGCGATTATTGTATCACTTTCTTTCTTAGCCTCAGCTCGTTGAACCTCAGCTTTTGCTATGATATCGTCACTTTCAACCTTTAGCTCGGCCACTCGAGCCTCAGATTTTGCCAAAGTCACATCGAGTTTTGTGAAAGCCGCATCAGATTTTTTCAAAGCCACATTAGCTCTTGCCAAAGCCGCATCAGCACTTGCCAAAGCCGCATCagtcctcttcttttcctcatTTCGTTCATTTATAACTGATTGTAAGTTATCATTAAGTTCTTTCTCAGCCGCAATTCGTCGAGCCTCGCATTTTGCCAAGGCTTCCtcactttctttttttgccGCATCTCGATTAGCGTTGGTCTGTAATAGGGTTTGGTGTCGTTCATTGATTGCATCGGCCAATtgcttcttgaattttgcaAGTTCGGGATTCGCAGTCTTGGATTCTGTCTGTAATTGAGCCGCAAGGTTTTCAATCTGGGTTTTGGCAGTCTGAGACTCTGTTTCCAATTGCTTCTTGAGACGAGCTATCTCTGCTCTTTGAGCCGTAATGTCTGCCTTATCTTTTGGATCTTTTGGATCATCTGGATCGTCTGGATCATCGGGACTGACATAATTCTCCATAGCTTGTCTAGCAAGCTCATTATCGATATAATGCTCAAGTGCGATAATTTTCTCTCTGAGATCTTGTTTTTCCTGACGATTTTTGTTTATGTCGTCATCAAAATTAAGCATAACCGTCAATGACTTGATTTTCGCTTCTCTTGCAGCAATATCTGCGTTGAGATCTTTTATAGTCTCTTTACAAAGGTGAATATTCTTTTCGTGAAGCATATTTTCATCCATGATAGCTCTCAACTGTTGTTCTAGAtctgtcttttctttctccgaAAAGGTACCGGCTCCGGCGGCTTCGACCTTTACAATATTAGCCACTCTCGCTTCGGAAGCTGCCAACTCTTTCATGCAGTTATCTCTCTGGGCCGTCATCGTTTTCAAAGCTGCAGTGTGTCTTAAAGATTCATTTATGAAATCTGCTCGTTCTCTTATCATCTGACGTATCTCTAATCGTAGATCCTCAACAAGTTGAGTCTTTGCGCTTAGGGATTGATTTGCGGCAGTTATCTCAGCCCTGAGTTTCTTGTCCAATTCTTGCTTATTCTTATCGTCTGGATGAAGGATAACGTTTCTCAAACTTTCCTCTAGCTGTTTGTTTCTAGCTTCTGATCCTGCTGCATTTTCGTGATAACTTTCGAAATGTTTGCACAGTTCATCAAAAGCCTGGTCAGACAATAGAACTCCAGGTTTTGGACCATCCGAAGCCGGTTTCAACCCTCTTGCTACTGCATCGATGTATTCGGTTTGCTGACGACATTGATTTGTAAgttcttccaatttttccCGACAAGCTTTCAATTCCTTGTCCAATCGCTCAATTTCTGCTACCTCTCTAGCACAGTCTTGATCGGGTGGACGGGTACCACGAGCCATGAAGAaatctctcctttctttttccaacttttccattctttccgAAACTTCTTTTAGCGCCTCTTGTGTTCTTATATACTCTTTCTGTACTCTTCGATCGTAGCTAGAACTCGCATTACCACTCCCTGCTACGGTTTTTGCGAGTTCCACCATTTCAATAACTTCCTGGACAAGTTTGCTGAATTGTTGAGGTGTACTATGATTACGCCTTAAATTAATGACAGGCTCTTGATTATCTGAATCATATTCAACATCCTCAGCTTCTCTTTgactctcttcctctcccaaaGCTTCACGAAGAACCCTTAAAGTCGTAGTTATGGCCGCATGCCAATCCGCAACAGCTGTTTGGAATATAGCCGGATCCATATCTTGATCGGGATTCTGCTTTTGATTTGTGAAGTAATATTGTGTGGCTCTTCTGAATTCCAAGATATATTGTTCGGAACGATTTCGTAATCCACGCCATACACGACCTTTAGCTCGGTATGACATGGATTGTTGATGTCCTTCCACAATCATATCCCTCATTATGATACATTGCTCGCTAATGAATTGGATACCGGCATCGTCAATTATTCGACCGTGTTCGTTTATGGCGTCGACAATGACCTTCATTACAGCTGCCCATTCATCTCTTTTCATATCCAATGAAACCAGACTTCCTTGAGACAAGCCACCAGCAATGGGAATTTCTTGCTCCTTACGTGCTAGAAGATCTTCTATTTCCAATCTCTTCGCCTGTTCCTCTTGCCAAGCGGAATAATCTGGTTGAATGCTAGCAGCagccattttgaagatttccCAAATTAATGGCTAGCTGTATGTGTATGAGATTGATTCGATTGAATTGGTTGTTGAATTGGTTGGCAAAGTATACCAGCGATCCCATGAATGTATGGATCCTTCATCGATAGTATAAAATAGTAGAAGCTACTTATCGAAATGATTTTTCCTTTGTGATTTGCATGTTCTCAAAGCTTAATGCAGCCGAATTTTGAGAAGACTGGAGaaatctttgtttttctttgTTGTGATAAGGTCTCTTTGAAGTCGCAACACattctttttcaagaaacacaattgatcttttgaaaaaaattgttCTGGGAATTGGAAAGAGTATAGATTCTTCAATGgattgaaagaaatccatGCTGGAGGGTTTTCATGTTGATGAAAACGGCGAAGGACGAGAATTCGTTCAACCATAATCGGTATGATCATGGTACTATTGAAGAATGAGGATTGATGGTCATTGAAAGTTTATGATACACTAATTTACTCGAATCAAGCATTTGAGATTAATTGCTTATATGGTATTTCATTTTCTGACAGATAAAtagagattgaaattgaagtaATCGTCTAAATCTAGAAATTTGCCCAACAACAAATAAGGGTGATTCATTCCATGATTAAACACTTCAATAAACTACCGGAACAAGCAATTCTTGACACCAAACCTAAATAAAGATCTAAACATCAGATACCAGAAAATGATTCCAGAGAGTCAATGTTCTCACGTTTTAAAGCCCcaaaaaaatccaaagatcAAAACATGACTATAAACTCTATTCTCCGAGACCGCATGATCGTCCCCTATTTAACCGAATGCAAAATCTTGAAGTTCAAGTCACACGAATTCGAATGTACTGCATAAAGATGCTAGACATGATGTCGCACATTAGTTTTATACCAATCTCTGATATTCTCAGAGCCTACGACGAAACACTCGTGCTCGAGATATCTCTAGTAGATGATATGAAATAAGGAGATCGAGATCGAGTTTTCTCAATCACTACTCTGTTACGAGATGACCGATACCCTAAAAGAATATCTGAAAGAGACCATGAAGAGTCTTGCAAATCTTAATGACGGGACAAAGTACTTGCGTTGTGGGGAATTTATTTCATAGGACTGATATTATAGGTTCTAGAAAAGCTACTTGGCGAATCCGAATATGAGATCTTGAATACAATACGAGGACAAAGAAGAAATAGTCACTTTTCCCGATTAATCTCTAATATACCTACAGAtaccaaaatctcaagaacTCCTTCTCTCATCCATCTACAACCAACCTCCCACACTCTCCTAAACATTACTTCTCCCCTCCCAAGCCCCTTCCAAAGCCTTCACATACCTCGTCCTATTCTCCTCCCCCATCAAATGACCACAATGCGGCGTCTCCCCAAACCTCACCATTCCAACCCCACCACCCCCTCCAAATCCCCTCCTCCGCGCCTCCTCTACATGATCCTCCACATCGCTCCACCTCACCATCTCATCCCCCCTACTAAAAACATACAACCTCCTCGCCTCCTTTCTAAAAATCCTCTCATCATTAAGATCCCTTCTGATCGCATCTATCAAATCCACACCCCCAAACAATCTCCACAAAATCTTATATATCCCAAACACCACATACAGCAAACCCAAACACACCAAATGCACAGGCGCAAATTTCGGGAATCCAAGCGAAAACGCATTCACAGTAGCTCTGTATCTGAATCTCCCAGGCGAAGAATCTAGAACTAATGAAGCAATAGGAAGTGATCGCCGCAGCTTCCGATGAAATTCGCGCGCGAGAAAAGAGAGTGTATATGCGCCGCCgttggaaaaggaatgaGCGAGGATTTTGGAGTTTTCGGGGAGTTGGTAGAGGATATTGAGAGCGGGGACGAGACGAGCGAGGGAGTTgcgggaagaggagaagatgtgcagggtggaggtggtgaggaggaggatggggaCGTGGGGATGTAGGGTGTGGTAGAGGGATGTGTATTTGGAGATGTGTTTTGGGGAGGCGTTGAGCCAGGAggtgaggaggatgaggTCGGGTGAGTTTGGAGAGGGTTGGCGTTTGGAGTTGAGGGGAacggaagatgatgaggatgatgtgGTAGATTCGGAGGGGTTGTGAATATAGATACAAGGGGATAAACGTATGAAGTCGGATAGGGTTGTCATGATGATAGTAATTCCGATGTAGGTGTGAAATCTGGAATTGGAATCATGAAAAGtgttgaattgaaaggaaatttagaaataatagatttcttctcatttttatatcaccctct is part of the Botrytis cinerea B05.10 chromosome 10, complete sequence genome and encodes:
- the Bcmsl5 gene encoding Bcmsl5, with translation MAWRQQGSTGSNNIPLGNRRRFPGDGGSAQEESYSPVQSSNNYPSNNHHDSGIKRGRSPTVKSEEPAGDGSRRRKKRNRWGDATENKAAGLMGLPTAIMANMTSEQLEAYTLHFRIDEITQKLRIDDVVPADGDRSPSPAPQYDNFGRRVNTREYRYRKRLEDERHKLIDKAMKVIPNYHPPQDYRRPTKTQEKVYVPVNDYPEINFIGLLIGPRGNTLKKMETESQAKIAIRGKGSVKEGKGRSDAAHTSNQEEDLHCLIMADTEEKVEKAKKLIHNIIETAASIPEGQNELKRNQLRELAALNGTLRDDENQACQNCGEIGHRKYDCPQQRNFTANIICRVCGNAGHMARDCPDRPRGANWRNDGPAGPNAVPGQGRIGSGDAVDREYEQLMQELSGGAPAATDAPRRIESGPSGYDQGPPKDQEDVKPWQRGPSNAPAPWQRGNEGRDGRDGRDPRDSRDSAPSGPAPWARRGGDDRERGGYQNGYNAPPSAPWAKQSQAPAAPTGPAAYPGQNGYAPGYGSYPTQQPPMGAPPGLSSMPGPPGLSTASINALLQQYANAPPPPPPSNSAPPPPPPGSAPPPPPPSDQPPPPPPPGN